In Helianthus annuus cultivar XRQ/B chromosome 3, HanXRQr2.0-SUNRISE, whole genome shotgun sequence, a single window of DNA contains:
- the LOC110929120 gene encoding bifunctional dethiobiotin synthetase/7,8-diamino-pelargonic acid aminotransferase, mitochondrial has protein sequence MFHPPLLFTLSRHFLRRHHHRHLSTLSHTLSHPIYTIWSANTGLGKTLVSAGIAAASVASPPSKLVYIKPIQTGYPLDSDAAFVYRKIPQILHRRNPNLTLTASNQTLNVSIPAAKVKIGDNFSDSRNGFGEFGFCEEMKVGEGVGEGSELICKTIYAWNEAISPHLASEREGALVGDEEVLVLLKKCLEIGVGSEGQGSVLSLVETAGGVASPGSSGSLQCDLYRPFRLPSILVGDGKLGGISGTISAYESLTIRGYDVVAIVLEDHGLENEVPLLSYLRNRVPVLVLPSIPKDPLDNLMEWYDESQSVFDSLKGIMLSSYEKQMYRLHEMPKKAQEIFWWPFTQHKLVPQEKVTVIDSRCGENFAVHKVKDHDYITQMFDACASWWTQGPNAALQIKLAREMGYTAARYGHVMFPENVYEPALQCAELLLQGVGKGWASRVFFSDNGSTAIEIALKMAFRKFLADNKLLMDLPHYNTDESNIELKVVALNGSYHGDTLGAMDAQAPSPYTGFLQQPWYTGRGVFLDPPFVSMCDGVWKIAVPKKMHYEDVILEDTSFNSRDQVFNRSRDDSKLASIYSTYISQELLPSSGSTKCSYAGALIIEPVIQGAGGMLMVDPLFQRILVKECKNRKIPVIFDEVFTGYWRLGVESAAELLFCQPDIACFAKLMTGGMIPLAATLATNDVFESFVGDSKLNALLHGHSYSAHAVGCATACNSIKWFKDSQTNPNLVPGQNLLRELWDAELVRKISFHPAVQRVVSLGTLFALELKVEDNDAGYASLSGTSLLLKLREDGIYMRPLGNVIYMMCGPCTSHRVCLQMLEKLYMRLDEFKQEKIGTARDYDHDHRLPIA, from the exons ATGTTCCACCCCCCTCTCCTCTTCACTCTCTCCCGCCACTTcctccgccgccaccaccaccgccacctctcAACACTCTCCCACACTCTCTCCCACCCTATCTACACCATCTGGTCTGCCAACACCGGTCTCGGCAAAACCCTAGTTTCCGCTGGCATCGCCGCCGCCTCCGTCGCATCACCACCGTCAAAACTAGTCTATATAAAACCAATCCAAACCGGTTACCCTCTCGATTCCGACGCCGCCTTCGTTTACCGTAAAATTCCCCAAATTCTCCACCGTAGAAACCCTAATTTAACCCTAACAGCTTCGAACCAAACCCTAAATGTCTCAATTCCCGCTGCAAAAGTCAAAATTGGTGATAATTTTAGTGATAGTAGGAATGGATTTGGGGAATTTGGGTTTTGTGAAGAGATGAAGGTTGGAGAGGGGGTGGGGGAGGGGAGTGAGTTGATTTGTAAGACGATTTACGCGTGGAACGAGGCGATTTCGCCGCATTTGGCTAGTGAGAGAGAAGGGGCACTTGTTGGGGATGAGGAGGTGTTGGTGTTGTTGAAAAAGTGTTTGGAGATTGGGGTGGGAAGCGAGGGACAAGGTAGTGTTTTGAGCTTGGTTGAGACGGCTGGTGGTGTTGCTAGTCCGGGATCTTCGGGTTCTCTTCAGTGTGATTTGTATCG GCCATTTCGGCTACCTTCTATCCTTGTGGGTGATGGAAAATTAGGGGGTATTTCTGGGACAATTTCAGCGTATGAAAGTTTGACAATACGAGGTTATGATGTCGTTGCTATTGTGCTGGAAGATCATGGCCTTGAAAATGAAGTACCATTGTTGTCTTATTTAAGAAACAG GGTCCCGGTTCTTGTTCTTCCATCTATCCCAAAAGATCCTTTGGACAACCTGATGGAGTGGTATGATGAATCACAGAGCGTCTTTGACTCATTGAAGGGGATAATGCTATCATCATATGAAAAACAAATGTATAGATTACATGAAATGCCAAAAAAGGCTCAAGAAATCTTTTGGTGGCCCTTTACTCAACACAAACTTGTACCACAAGAAAAGGTCACGGTTATTGATTCTCGGTGCGGGGAAAACTTTGCAGTTCATAAG GTGAAGGATCATGATTATATTACTCAAATGTTTGATGCTTGTGCAAGCTGGTGGACTCAGGGCCCTAATGCTGCTTTACAG ATTAAGCTGGCACGGGAAATGGGTTATACTGCTGCTAGATATGGCCATGTAATGTTTCCCGAGAATGTTTACGAGCCAGCACTCCAGTGTGCTGAGCTTTTGCTTCAAGGTGTAGGAAAAG GGTGGGCTTCTCGTGTATTTTTTTCGGACAACGGATCAACAGCAATTGAAATTGCTTTAAAGATGGCATTTAGGAAATTCTTGGCTGACAATAAATTGCTTATGGATCTTCCCCACTATAACACCGATGAAAGCAATATCGAGCTCAAG GTGGTAGCACTTAATGGATCTTATCATGGAGATACATTGGGTGCTATGGATGCACAGGCCCCATCACCCTACACTGGTTTTCTCCAGCAACCATG GTACACTGGAAGAGGCGTTTTTCTGGACCCGCCTTTTGTTTCCATGTGTGACGGTGTTTGGAAAATAGCCGTTCCTAAAAAGATGCATTATGAAGATGTGATTTTGGAAGATACGT CATTCAACTCCCGTGACCAAGTTTTTAATAGAAGCAGAGATGATTCAAAACTTGCTTCCATTTATTCAACGTATATATCGCAAGAATTGCTGCCGAGTTCAGGATCAACAAAATGTTCTTATGCTGGGGCATTAATTATAGAACCAG TGATACAAGGGGCTGGTGGGATGCTGATGGTTGACCCGCTGTTCCAGCGCATACTTGTAAAAGAATGCAAAAATAGAAAAATCccggttatttttgatgaagttTTTACAGGCTATTGGCGCTTGGGAGTTGAG TCTGCAGCAGAGTTACTTTTCTGCCAACCCGATATAGCCTGTTTCGCAAAGTTAATGACAGGTGGCATGATACCATTGGCTGCTACATTAGCGACAAATGATGTTTTTGAATCATTTGTTGGAGATTCAAAG TTAAACGCCCTTCTTCATGGCCACTCTTATTCCGCACATGCTGTCGGGTGTGCGACCGCTTGTAATTCCATCAAGTGGTTTAAAGATTCTCAAACCAATCCTAATCTTGTTCCGGGACAAAATCTTTTGAGAGAG TTATGGGATGCAGAGCTAGTTCGGAAGATCTCATTTCATCCTGCAGTTCAAAGAGTGGTTTCATTGGGAACTCTCTTTGCTTTGGAGCTCAAAGTAGAAGACAATGATGCCGG GTATGCATCACTATCTGGAACGTCTCTACTTTTAAAGCTTCGGGAAGACGGGATTTACATGCGTCCCTTGGGAAATGTGATTTACATGATGTGTGGGCCCTGCACATCCCATCGGGTTTGCTTGCAAATGCTGGAGAAACTCTACATGAGACTTGATGAGTTCAAGCAAGAAAAGATTGGAACGGCCCGCGATTATGATCATGATCACAGATTACCAATAGCATAG